Proteins encoded by one window of Xiphophorus couchianus chromosome 13, X_couchianus-1.0, whole genome shotgun sequence:
- the tmem64 gene encoding transmembrane protein 64 — translation MSGVTTVQLFTKFVKHALGKTQIQLNRWLQRTAAEDCDKIDILICSAFDERGVGAGKTDGDPDIISDTGGTSFSSSSGEFRHPCCITTFCFKSALLACILTAVCFSSVALVRQYLKDLLLWVESLDSFVGALLFIVGLIIVSFPCGWGYIVLNVAAGYLYGFVLGMGLVMVGVLIGTFVAHLVCKRLLSDWVLNKVGNSDQLSAVIRVVEGGSGLKIVALARLTPIPFGLQNAVFSITDVSLPNYLVASSVGLLPTQLLNSYLGTTLRTMEDVIAEQSISGYFVFSLQIIISIGLMFYVVHRAQVELNAAIAACQMELKSSHMNGSSTNHSGFSYCSKRAMAGSGNCINVV, via the exons ATGTCAGGGGTCACGACCGTGCAGCTGTTCACCAAGTTTGTGAAGCACGCACTGGGCAAGACGCAGATACAGCTGAACCGCTGGCTGCAGAGGACTGCCGCGGAGGATTGTGATAAGATAGACATCCTAATATGCAGCGCGTTTGATGAGAGAGGGGTCGGGGCTGGGAAGACAGATGGAGACCCCGATATTATCAGCGACACGGGGGGGACatccttcagcagcagcagcggagaGTTCAGACACCCGTGCTGTATCACCACCTTCTGCTTCAAGAGCGCCCTGCTGGCCTGCATCCTGACCGCCGTGTGCTTCTCTTCAGTCGCGCTGGTGCGGCAGTACCTCAAGGACCTCCTGCTCTGGGTGGAGAGCCTGGACAGTTTTGTTGGAGCCTTGCTCTTCATAGTTGGTTTGATCATTGTTTCCTTTCCATGTGGATGGGGATACATTGTTCTGAATGTGGCAGCAGGCTACCTTTATGGATTCGTACTGGGCATGGGACTGGTTATGGTGGGAGTTTTAATAGGGACCTTTGTGGCACACCTAGTGTGTAAGCGGTTATTGTCTGACTGGGTCCTGAATAAAGTTGGGAACAGTGACCAGCTCAGTGCTGTTATACGAGTAGTGGAAGGAGGGAGCGGACTCAAAATTGTTGCCTTAGCAAGACTCACCCCCATACCATTTGGACtccaaaatgcagttttttcg aTCACAGATGTGTCCTTGCCAAACTACCTGGTGGCCTCCTCCGTGGGTTTGTTGCCCACACAGCTCCTCAACTCTTACCTGGGCACCACCCTGCGCACCATGGAGGACGTCATCGCCGAGCAGAGCATCAGTGGctactttgtgttcagcctGCAG ATCATCATCAGCATTGGGCTGATGTTCTACGTGGTCCACAGAGCTCAGGTTGAGCTGAACGCTGCCATCGCTGCCTGCCAGATGGAGCTCAAGTCATCGCACATGAACGGCTCCTCCACCAATCACAGCGGCTTCTCGTACTGCAGCAAGAGGGCGATGGCCGGCAGTGGAAACTGCATCAACGTGGTGTGA